Proteins encoded by one window of Cylindrospermum stagnale PCC 7417:
- a CDS encoding 2-hydroxyacid dehydrogenase: MKVAVFSTKTYDRQFLSAANSPIQHELVFFEPRLNRDTAILAAGFPAVCVFVHDQVDAPTLKILASGGTRLIVLRCAGFNNVDLTAAAELGITVVRVPAYSPYGVAEHAVGLILSLNRKIHRAYNRVREGNFSLEGLLGFNLYGRTVGIIGTGKIGLILGNIMKGFGCNILAYDVYHNPELEALGGSYVELGEIFAKSDIISLHCPLTPETHHLIGSDAIAQMKPGMMIINTSRGALINTQAVIEGLKSGQIGYLGVDVYEQESELFFEDLSDEIIQDDVFQHLTTFPNVLITGHQAFFTADALRNIADTTLANMTDFEQARPCANEIRAQPQP; this comes from the coding sequence ATGAAAGTAGCAGTTTTCAGCACAAAAACCTACGACCGGCAGTTTTTGTCAGCTGCAAATTCCCCCATTCAACACGAGTTAGTCTTTTTTGAACCCCGTCTCAATCGGGACACCGCCATCTTAGCAGCAGGCTTTCCGGCGGTTTGCGTATTTGTCCATGACCAAGTTGACGCCCCAACTTTAAAAATTCTCGCTTCAGGGGGAACTCGGCTAATAGTCCTTCGCTGTGCCGGATTTAACAACGTAGACTTAACAGCCGCCGCAGAGTTAGGAATTACCGTTGTCCGTGTACCTGCATACTCACCCTATGGCGTAGCAGAACACGCTGTCGGATTGATTTTGAGTTTAAATCGCAAAATTCATCGTGCTTATAACCGCGTCCGGGAAGGCAATTTCTCTCTAGAGGGACTGTTGGGATTTAACTTGTATGGGCGTACAGTAGGGATTATCGGTACCGGCAAAATCGGTCTGATTTTGGGAAATATCATGAAAGGGTTTGGTTGTAACATCCTCGCTTATGATGTTTATCACAACCCAGAATTAGAAGCGCTGGGTGGTTCTTATGTAGAACTAGGGGAGATATTTGCTAAGTCTGATATTATCTCCCTCCATTGTCCTCTGACTCCAGAAACTCATCATTTGATCGGCAGTGATGCGATCGCGCAAATGAAGCCCGGTATGATGATCATTAACACTAGCCGAGGCGCGCTGATTAACACCCAAGCAGTCATTGAGGGGTTAAAGTCCGGTCAAATTGGTTATCTCGGTGTAGATGTTTACGAGCAAGAATCGGAATTATTCTTTGAGGATTTGTCCGATGAAATCATTCAAGATGACGTTTTCCAGCACCTGACAACCTTCCCCAACGTACTCATCACCGGACATCAAGCCTTCTTTACAGCAGACGCACTCCGCAATATCGCCGATACAACCTTGGCTAACATGACCGACTTTGAACAAGCTCGTCCCTGTGCCAACGAAATCCGCGCCCAACCCCAACCTTAA
- a CDS encoding tetratricopeptide repeat protein has translation MNAEDLINQGLNKDLQGDYLGAIALYNEALRLNPCLALAFYHRGQAYFALSEYSEAIANYRQAIEHKLTQNINFDIAKAYHSRGLGRFDRGDHQGAIADFDSSLEWYPNFVAAYSNRGNIFYILGKYSDAIADYDQAIRLNPNFAPAYHNRGNTRYALEDYPGAIADYNRSLEINPNFGEAYYSRGLFFSHLKKYEKAIADFNAALKLNPDDVQAYYERGLVYSALGDDQKAIADYNQALQENPTLALVYGFRANARHRLGDYQGAIADSNRLLQLNPNLAEGYCDRAAARRALGDYQGAIQDYNRALQINVNLAFAYYGRGIAREALKDFQGAIEDNTLAIEIAPEFAPAYCNRGNARRLLGDEQGAIADYSQALQINPDLIEAYYNRGSTRYALEEYEGAIADFTQALQINPDSAPFYSDRANAYYALEDYPAAIADYNQAIVLDQSCAEDWFNRGRSRSLLGNLEGALTDLNQALQLQPDWATAYILRADVHRNLGQEENAIADFQQAAELYHQQGNTQYYRQILNLIAELQEY, from the coding sequence ATGAATGCTGAAGATTTGATCAATCAGGGATTAAATAAAGATTTGCAAGGGGATTATTTAGGGGCGATCGCACTTTATAATGAGGCATTACGGCTCAATCCCTGTCTGGCCTTAGCTTTCTACCATCGGGGTCAAGCCTACTTTGCTTTGTCTGAGTACTCCGAAGCGATCGCAAATTATCGCCAAGCAATAGAACACAAATTAACTCAAAATATCAATTTTGATATCGCTAAAGCTTATCACAGCCGGGGTTTAGGGCGTTTTGATCGCGGTGATCATCAAGGTGCGATCGCCGATTTTGATTCTTCTTTGGAGTGGTATCCTAATTTTGTCGCGGCTTACAGCAATCGCGGGAATATTTTCTATATTTTAGGGAAGTACTCAGACGCGATCGCTGATTATGATCAAGCAATACGGTTAAATCCTAACTTCGCGCCTGCTTATCATAACCGGGGAAATACCCGCTACGCTCTTGAAGATTATCCAGGTGCGATCGCTGATTATAACCGTTCACTGGAGATTAACCCCAACTTTGGCGAAGCTTATTATAGCCGAGGTTTGTTTTTTTCTCACCTCAAAAAATATGAAAAAGCGATCGCTGACTTTAACGCCGCGCTGAAATTAAATCCTGATGATGTGCAAGCATACTATGAGCGGGGATTGGTTTACAGCGCTTTGGGAGATGATCAAAAAGCGATCGCCGATTATAACCAAGCATTGCAAGAAAATCCTACCCTGGCTTTAGTTTACGGCTTTCGGGCGAATGCGCGTCACCGACTAGGAGACTACCAAGGTGCAATTGCAGATAGCAACCGATTATTGCAACTTAATCCTAATTTAGCTGAGGGATATTGCGATCGCGCTGCGGCTCGTCGTGCTCTCGGAGATTATCAAGGCGCAATTCAAGATTATAATCGAGCATTGCAGATTAATGTTAACTTAGCTTTTGCCTATTATGGGCGAGGAATTGCCCGCGAGGCTTTGAAAGATTTTCAGGGTGCAATTGAAGATAACACTCTAGCCATAGAAATTGCCCCTGAGTTTGCTCCAGCATACTGCAATCGGGGTAATGCTCGCCGCTTGCTAGGAGATGAACAAGGAGCAATTGCCGATTATAGCCAAGCATTGCAGATTAATCCCGATTTGATAGAGGCTTATTACAACCGAGGTTCTACCCGCTATGCTTTAGAAGAATATGAAGGTGCGATCGCAGATTTCACCCAAGCATTGCAGATTAATCCCGACTCAGCCCCATTTTATAGCGATCGCGCCAATGCTTACTATGCCTTAGAAGATTATCCAGCAGCAATAGCAGATTACAATCAAGCAATTGTCCTTGACCAAAGCTGTGCTGAAGACTGGTTTAACCGGGGTCGTAGCCGTTCTTTGTTGGGAAACTTAGAAGGAGCGTTAACAGACTTAAATCAAGCCTTGCAGCTACAACCTGACTGGGCTACAGCTTACATTTTGCGGGCGGATGTTCACCGGAATTTGGGTCAGGAAGAAAATGCGATCGCTGATTTTCAGCAAGCAGCCGAACTCTATCACCAACAAGGAAATACACAGTATTACCGCCAAATCCTCAACCTAATCGCAGAACTTCAAGAATATTAG